One region of Rhodanobacteraceae bacterium genomic DNA includes:
- a CDS encoding inorganic phosphate transporter, giving the protein MEPKPAPGPELTAKSSSRWILNLAAALLFLVAIGFYIDLRGGEVSLYLLVAAVIGGYMALNIGANDVANNVGPAVGSKALKLGGAILIAAIFEAAGALIAGGDVVGTIKSGIINPGAIADKDVFIWLMTAALLAGALWLNIATASGAPVSTTHSIVGGVLGAGIAAGGWDIANWGQMGQIAASWVISPVLGGVISAAFLYLIKRTITYQPDMLVAARKVVPMLLALMAWAFTTYLVMKGLTQIWKVGFGAASLIGLGCAIATYFFTGPRVAAASASLESSKQSVNGLFTMPLIFSAALLSFAHGANDVANAVGPLAAINEAVTHGAVAAKAAIPIWVMMVGALGIALGLALYGPKLIKTVGTGITDLDQMRAFCVAMAASITVIVASQLGLPVSSTHIAVGAVFGVGFLREYIKASYGRMIDVIMEHHAGRDQSVVEAYLEKFRAASIEQKGAMLAELKASKQAFADSHLSKKERKGLKVIYRQELVKRSVLMRIVGAWLITVPASAFLGALLFFAIRGMMLP; this is encoded by the coding sequence ATGGAACCCAAGCCTGCGCCGGGACCCGAACTGACCGCCAAGTCCAGCAGTCGCTGGATCCTCAACCTCGCTGCGGCTTTGCTGTTTCTAGTCGCGATCGGCTTCTATATCGACTTGCGCGGCGGGGAAGTCAGTCTGTATCTGCTGGTGGCCGCCGTGATCGGCGGATACATGGCACTCAACATCGGCGCCAACGATGTCGCCAACAACGTCGGACCTGCGGTCGGCTCCAAAGCGCTCAAGCTGGGCGGTGCCATCCTCATTGCGGCCATCTTCGAGGCGGCTGGCGCCCTGATTGCTGGGGGCGATGTTGTCGGTACCATCAAGAGCGGCATCATCAATCCCGGAGCCATCGCCGACAAGGACGTGTTCATCTGGCTGATGACCGCGGCGCTGCTGGCCGGTGCGCTCTGGCTCAATATCGCGACCGCGTCTGGGGCGCCAGTTTCCACCACCCATTCCATCGTCGGCGGCGTGCTCGGTGCCGGAATTGCCGCGGGTGGATGGGATATCGCCAACTGGGGACAGATGGGGCAGATTGCCGCCAGTTGGGTCATTTCACCGGTGCTGGGCGGCGTGATCTCGGCCGCGTTTCTGTATCTGATCAAACGTACCATCACCTACCAGCCCGACATGCTGGTCGCCGCCAGAAAGGTGGTTCCGATGCTGCTGGCGCTGATGGCCTGGGCATTCACCACCTATCTGGTGATGAAGGGGTTGACGCAGATCTGGAAGGTAGGGTTCGGCGCCGCCTCCCTGATCGGATTGGGATGCGCTATCGCCACCTATTTCTTCACCGGACCCCGGGTGGCGGCTGCCTCTGCGAGCCTGGAGAGCAGCAAGCAGTCGGTCAATGGGCTGTTCACGATGCCGCTGATCTTCTCGGCGGCGCTGCTCAGCTTTGCCCATGGTGCCAACGACGTGGCCAACGCTGTTGGGCCCTTGGCGGCGATCAACGAGGCCGTGACGCACGGGGCAGTGGCGGCCAAGGCTGCCATTCCCATTTGGGTGATGATGGTAGGCGCCCTGGGTATTGCCTTGGGACTGGCGCTATACGGCCCCAAGTTGATCAAGACCGTGGGCACGGGCATCACCGACCTCGACCAGATGCGCGCCTTTTGTGTGGCCATGGCAGCCTCGATCACGGTTATCGTTGCCTCCCAGCTGGGACTGCCGGTCAGCTCTACCCATATCGCAGTGGGCGCGGTGTTCGGGGTGGGGTTCCTGCGCGAGTACATCAAGGCCAGCTATGGCCGCATGATTGATGTGATCATGGAGCACCACGCCGGCAGAGATCAGTCGGTGGTAGAGGCCTATCTGGAGAAGTTCCGCGCTGCCAGCATCGAGCAGAAGGGCGCCATGCTGGCAGAATTGAAAGCCAGCAAGCAGGCGTTTGCGGACAGCCATTTGTCAAAGAAGGAACGCAAGGGCCTGAAGGTTATCTACCGCCAGGAGCTGGTGAAGCGTTCGGTTCTGATGCGCATCGTTGGTGCTTGGCTGATCACGGTTCCAGCTTCCGCCTTTCTGGGCGCGCTCTTGTTCTTTGCCATCCGCGGCATGATGTTGCCCTGA
- a CDS encoding DUF1566 domain-containing protein, which translates to MNALWTAMAVMVLSTGAAQAAQNCSSGAPFVAPASRYTDNGNGTVTDTQTGLMWKQCSEGQTAPTCSGTQSLLRWDEGQAAAADSEFADFDDWRVPTVDELESLVETACQEPAINESVFANTYSGGYWTSSSHPMGNKYFWYVDFRLGKRDFNGKSSNYGLRLVRRAQ; encoded by the coding sequence ATGAATGCTTTGTGGACGGCCATGGCGGTCATGGTGCTCTCGACCGGCGCGGCACAAGCCGCCCAGAATTGCTCTTCGGGTGCGCCCTTTGTTGCGCCAGCCAGTCGCTACACCGACAACGGCAATGGCACGGTCACGGATACTCAGACTGGCCTGATGTGGAAACAGTGCAGCGAAGGACAAACTGCGCCCACCTGCAGCGGTACCCAGAGCCTGTTGCGCTGGGACGAGGGCCAGGCGGCTGCCGCGGACAGCGAGTTCGCCGACTTCGATGATTGGCGAGTGCCCACGGTCGACGAACTGGAAAGCCTGGTCGAAACCGCCTGCCAGGAACCGGCCATCAACGAATCGGTCTTCGCCAACACCTATTCTGGCGGCTATTGGACCTCGTCCAGTCATCCGATGGGGAACAAGTACTTCTGGTATGTTGATTTCCGTCTGGGCAAGCGCGATTTCAACGGCAAATCCAGCAACTACGGCCTGCGGCTGGTACGTCGCGCGCAGTAG
- a CDS encoding serine/threonine protein kinase, whose protein sequence is MTARELASRWSSLDAASRENQLHELRGRDPQLAREVEALLAAVTMETAAPEAGSDAVAPADLERIGPYRILERIGSGGMGSVYLALQPNPERRVALKTIRQELASPRLRERFAHEARFLAALEHPGIARVYESGSAMTADGELPYLAMEYVAGQPLLEAARRGAWSLEKRVGVLIALAEAVQHAHVRGIVHRDLKPANILVDEHDQPKILDFGVARAIDVEPTASARLTFVGEVVGTLYYMSPEQLSGDPTRVDARSDVYALGVIAYELLSGELPYAETENSLIEVIRSRESTPPRPLAERHPEFRGELDIIVMKALAGDIQARYQSAQALAEDLTRFLEHRPILARAPSAWYLLAKFTRRNRVAVAAAAVVLLALIAATVFSLRAADEATRALAEATARGAELTAVNGFVEQMLVSADPESGGSQDRPLSEVLDGAERALDSERSPRTAGQVAMLLARTWSGLGDSERVDRLLARAQPWVEQGFGARSPERFELESMRAIELGKRGDPDAALAAFDGLLRDMQQAGLDPGLAADQIRLAQAQVMQAKGEAQAAVDLINEVLARNGPTLARESPEEYDGARYNLAFAQLFLGDFPAAEALLREVMAGETERLGADHPQTLYTVKALGQALHRQGRLAEAEPLYRMVYEKRKAAYGPEHRTTLNAATQLAAGLVSLKRPAEAEPILREVIQAMEARDEQRSPQFVANLNILAGALAQLDQLDEALALTARGMAIEKDIGAPNQDTLAARNQHATLLLRLGRVSAASAEFAELLPLVESTLGREHIHYATFSSQAAACDLAEQQYERARQRLEAVLPALEARFGPGHPRTREAYQRLAQAHAGLGDEARAAEFSSKADAGLAD, encoded by the coding sequence ATGACAGCCCGTGAACTCGCTTCCCGCTGGTCCAGCCTGGATGCCGCCAGCCGAGAGAATCAGCTGCATGAGCTGCGTGGTCGCGACCCGCAACTGGCGCGCGAGGTGGAAGCCCTGCTGGCTGCCGTGACCATGGAAACCGCTGCGCCGGAGGCCGGATCCGATGCAGTTGCGCCTGCCGATCTGGAGCGCATCGGGCCCTATCGCATCCTCGAACGTATCGGCAGCGGCGGCATGGGCAGTGTCTATCTGGCTCTGCAGCCAAACCCCGAGCGCCGGGTGGCCTTGAAGACCATCCGCCAGGAGCTCGCGAGCCCGCGCCTGCGCGAGCGTTTCGCGCACGAAGCGCGCTTTCTGGCAGCGCTGGAGCACCCGGGTATTGCCCGTGTCTACGAGAGCGGCAGCGCCATGACTGCAGACGGCGAACTGCCCTATCTGGCCATGGAATACGTGGCCGGGCAGCCACTGCTGGAGGCTGCCCGCCGGGGTGCATGGTCCCTGGAAAAGCGTGTGGGTGTGCTGATCGCGCTGGCAGAAGCGGTACAGCATGCGCACGTGCGCGGCATCGTTCATCGTGATCTCAAGCCCGCCAACATTCTGGTCGATGAGCACGATCAACCCAAGATTCTGGATTTCGGCGTTGCCCGGGCCATCGATGTCGAGCCCACTGCGAGTGCGCGACTGACTTTTGTCGGCGAGGTCGTCGGCACTCTGTACTACATGAGCCCGGAGCAGTTGAGCGGCGATCCGACTCGGGTCGACGCGCGCTCGGATGTGTATGCCCTGGGGGTGATCGCCTACGAACTGCTGAGCGGCGAGCTGCCCTATGCCGAGACCGAGAATTCACTGATCGAAGTCATCCGCAGCCGGGAGTCCACACCGCCGAGGCCGCTGGCGGAACGCCATCCGGAGTTCCGCGGCGAACTCGACATCATCGTCATGAAGGCGCTCGCGGGCGATATCCAGGCGCGCTATCAGAGTGCCCAGGCGCTGGCGGAGGATCTCACGCGCTTTCTGGAGCACCGGCCGATCCTGGCGCGCGCGCCCAGTGCCTGGTATCTGCTGGCGAAGTTCACGCGCCGCAATCGGGTCGCGGTTGCGGCGGCGGCGGTGGTCCTGCTGGCGTTGATCGCGGCGACTGTATTCAGCCTCCGCGCTGCAGACGAGGCTACCCGGGCGCTGGCCGAGGCCACTGCACGCGGGGCCGAGCTGACCGCCGTCAACGGTTTTGTCGAACAGATGCTGGTCAGTGCCGATCCGGAATCCGGCGGCAGTCAGGACCGACCGCTGAGCGAGGTGCTCGACGGCGCCGAACGGGCGCTCGACAGCGAGCGTTCGCCGCGCACTGCCGGCCAGGTGGCGATGTTGCTGGCGCGCACCTGGAGTGGATTGGGTGATAGCGAGCGCGTCGACCGCCTGCTGGCCCGGGCCCAGCCCTGGGTGGAACAAGGCTTCGGCGCGCGCAGTCCCGAGCGTTTCGAACTGGAATCAATGCGGGCCATCGAGCTGGGCAAGCGCGGTGATCCGGATGCCGCGTTGGCGGCCTTCGATGGCTTGCTGCGAGACATGCAGCAGGCCGGACTGGATCCCGGTCTGGCGGCGGATCAGATACGCCTGGCCCAGGCCCAGGTGATGCAGGCCAAGGGCGAAGCCCAGGCCGCCGTCGATCTGATCAATGAGGTGTTGGCCCGCAACGGCCCGACGCTGGCGCGCGAATCGCCTGAAGAATACGACGGTGCGCGCTACAACCTGGCATTCGCACAGCTCTTCCTGGGTGATTTCCCGGCCGCCGAGGCGCTGTTGCGTGAGGTCATGGCGGGTGAGACCGAGCGCCTGGGCGCTGATCATCCGCAGACGCTGTACACCGTCAAGGCGCTGGGGCAGGCGCTGCATCGCCAGGGCCGGCTGGCCGAGGCCGAGCCGCTGTATCGCATGGTTTACGAGAAGCGCAAGGCCGCCTACGGCCCGGAACATCGGACCACCCTCAATGCGGCCACCCAGCTCGCCGCCGGACTGGTGTCACTCAAGCGTCCGGCCGAAGCCGAGCCGATTCTGCGCGAGGTCATTCAGGCCATGGAAGCGCGTGACGAGCAGCGCAGTCCGCAATTCGTCGCCAATCTGAATATTCTTGCCGGGGCGCTGGCACAGCTGGATCAGCTCGACGAAGCGCTGGCACTGACCGCGCGCGGCATGGCCATCGAGAAGGACATCGGCGCCCCGAATCAGGACACTCTGGCGGCGCGCAATCAGCACGCGACCCTGCTGCTGCGCCTGGGCCGCGTCAGTGCCGCCAGCGCTGAATTTGCCGAGCTGCTGCCGCTGGTCGAGAGCACTCTGGGTCGCGAGCACATCCATTACGCCACCTTCAGTAGTCAGGCCGCAGCCTGCGACCTGGCCGAGCAGCAATACGAGCGTGCCCGCCAGCGCCTGGAAGCGGTGCTGCCGGCCCTGGAGGCACGTTTTGGCCCCGGGCATCCGCGCACGCGGGAAGCCTATCAGCGCCTGGCGCAGGCTCATGCGGGACTTGGTGATGAAGCGCGGGCGGCCGAGTTCAGCAGCAAGGCGGACGCCGGTCTCGCGGACTGA
- a CDS encoding SLC13/DASS family transporter, with protein MPSDLSPARRLALIAGPALGLTLGLLLLSVGKTPAMAFVAGLTVWVASWWIFEPIPIPLTSLLPLALLPMAGVLTPAQVGQSYGDPLILLLMGGFMLSQALEKSGVHRRLALGMLGLTGGRGGRPLVFGFLIASASLSMWISNTATCLMLLPIALAVLSDSEDQRLVLAVLLAIAYGASVGGLATPIGTPPNLIFMKVYEQSTGLDVSFTDYMRWGLPVVLCFIPLIGLYLTRGMQRGQSLQLPNPGVWRPAERRVLTVFALTALAWITRSEPFGGWSSWLDLPGANDASVAMLACVVLALIPDGESARPGRLLDWEHAQRTPWGILLLFGSGVALAAGFGASGLSGYLGELIGSGLGALPVIAVIVLIAFSVTFLTEVTSNTATATLLMPILAAAAIGADMDPKLLMIPAAMSASCAFMLPVATGPNAVVFGSGRITIAEMAREGLAVNLIGVVVISSLCWLML; from the coding sequence ATGCCCAGCGATCTGTCCCCCGCACGCCGCCTGGCGCTGATTGCAGGTCCCGCCCTGGGTCTGACCCTGGGTCTGCTGCTGCTCTCGGTCGGCAAGACCCCGGCGATGGCCTTCGTGGCCGGTCTGACGGTCTGGGTGGCCAGCTGGTGGATCTTCGAACCGATTCCGATTCCGCTGACTTCACTGTTGCCGCTGGCGCTGCTGCCGATGGCGGGCGTGCTGACCCCGGCTCAGGTCGGGCAATCCTACGGTGATCCGCTGATCCTGCTGCTGATGGGCGGCTTCATGCTCAGCCAGGCATTGGAGAAATCAGGCGTGCATCGGCGTCTGGCACTGGGCATGCTGGGTCTGACCGGCGGCCGTGGCGGGCGACCGCTGGTGTTCGGATTCCTGATTGCGTCGGCCAGCCTCAGCATGTGGATCTCGAATACCGCGACCTGCCTGATGCTGCTGCCGATTGCCCTGGCCGTGTTGAGCGACAGCGAGGATCAGCGACTGGTGCTGGCGGTCTTGCTGGCGATCGCCTACGGCGCCAGCGTTGGCGGACTGGCGACCCCGATCGGCACGCCGCCGAATCTGATCTTCATGAAGGTCTACGAGCAGAGCACCGGGCTGGATGTCAGTTTTACCGACTACATGCGCTGGGGGCTGCCGGTAGTGCTGTGTTTCATTCCACTGATCGGGCTGTATCTGACCCGTGGCATGCAGCGAGGACAAAGCCTGCAGTTGCCGAATCCCGGTGTCTGGCGTCCGGCCGAGCGTCGGGTGCTGACGGTGTTCGCGCTGACCGCGTTGGCCTGGATCACGCGCTCGGAGCCCTTCGGCGGCTGGAGCAGCTGGCTCGATCTGCCGGGTGCCAACGACGCCTCGGTGGCGATGCTGGCCTGCGTCGTGCTGGCGCTGATTCCGGACGGAGAGAGCGCGCGGCCCGGGCGATTGCTGGATTGGGAGCACGCGCAGCGTACGCCCTGGGGCATCCTGCTGCTGTTCGGCAGCGGTGTGGCCCTGGCAGCGGGCTTTGGCGCCTCCGGTCTGAGCGGCTATCTGGGTGAGCTGATTGGCAGCGGGCTCGGTGCCTTGCCGGTGATTGCCGTCATCGTGCTGATTGCCTTCAGCGTGACCTTCCTGACCGAGGTGACGTCCAACACCGCCACCGCTACGCTGCTGATGCCTATCCTGGCCGCTGCTGCCATCGGCGCCGACATGGATCCGAAACTGCTGATGATTCCCGCCGCCATGAGTGCCAGCTGTGCCTTCATGCTGCCGGTGGCTACCGGTCCCAACGCCGTGGTCTTCGGCTCCGGTCGCATCACCATCGCCGAGATGGCGCGCGAAGGACTGGCAGTGAATCTGATCGGCGTCGTTGTGATCTCCAGCTTGTGCTGGCTGATGTTGTGA
- a CDS encoding AAA family ATPase: MNTTTSSNEQTLAALMRWRLLYWLHQHRQGRALDQAMLDLAPRLGLAEMSFDERCAWFAARAIEPTADQGRQAIEQLGVDAVATVFALEHDESVLLCALIQLQLDADLSETISSLEPAIGNGVRPHLRAIACMLGERERNVARMLSRRSPLARLGLVSPYYRANTSLDYRFEVRDALLEYCSDPARDLEALTRSYFNRCALPSLALDDYAHVSGIDRALTLLRLGQPGTHLLLYGPPGTGKTQLAHVLARELGRELYSVPCQDQDDEPIEHHARLTAFAQAQLVLGARKDALLLFDEVEDVIRSSNVARDGKHRAVSFKGWLHEQLEHAPLPSIWISNTLAGFDDAQLRRFACIIEVPIPGLLQRRALVERCTAGLNLGADALEGLSRRTDIAPAELRALAREASAAVDSHRGFEEALGARLRATGRARWQPRPATTYDLRFVRTEPALPELLEGMLRLDGARLLMSGPPGSGKTALAAHLAECLQRPLIVKRASDLLSPWLGETEQLLALAFDEAERDRGLLLLDEADSFLSTRHEGQARWERSQVNELLKQLEDYQGWFCAASNLPDALDPAVMRRFDFKFRFGWLELPARVAMLEDYLQRHGVVRELDTSALTRAMTELPYLLPGDLAAIRRRIAISATPPSDREVLVWLANDHALKPEARVRPIGFARVA; encoded by the coding sequence ATGAATACGACTACAAGTAGCAACGAGCAGACGCTCGCGGCGCTGATGCGCTGGCGACTGTTGTACTGGCTGCACCAGCATCGGCAAGGCCGCGCGCTGGATCAGGCAATGCTCGATCTGGCCCCGCGCCTGGGGTTGGCCGAGATGAGTTTCGACGAGCGTTGCGCCTGGTTTGCGGCGCGCGCCATTGAACCCACTGCGGACCAAGGGCGACAAGCGATCGAACAGCTCGGTGTGGATGCCGTCGCGACGGTGTTCGCACTCGAACACGACGAAAGCGTGTTGCTTTGCGCCCTGATCCAGTTGCAGCTCGATGCCGACCTGAGTGAGACCATCAGCAGTCTGGAGCCTGCGATCGGCAACGGCGTGCGCCCTCATCTGCGCGCCATCGCCTGCATGCTCGGCGAGCGCGAACGCAACGTGGCGCGCATGTTGTCGCGACGGTCGCCATTGGCTCGACTGGGCCTGGTCTCGCCCTACTATCGCGCCAATACCTCGCTCGACTACCGCTTCGAGGTCCGCGATGCGCTGTTGGAGTATTGCTCGGATCCGGCACGCGATCTCGAAGCACTGACGCGCAGCTATTTCAATCGCTGCGCCTTGCCCTCGTTGGCGCTGGACGACTACGCGCACGTGAGCGGAATCGATAGGGCGCTGACCTTGCTGCGCCTCGGTCAGCCGGGGACGCATCTGTTGCTGTACGGCCCCCCGGGAACGGGCAAGACCCAGCTTGCACATGTGCTGGCGCGCGAACTCGGGCGCGAACTGTACTCCGTGCCTTGCCAGGATCAGGACGATGAACCGATCGAGCACCATGCTCGCCTGACCGCCTTTGCGCAGGCGCAACTGGTGCTGGGAGCGCGCAAGGACGCGCTGCTGCTGTTCGATGAAGTGGAGGATGTGATCCGGTCGTCGAATGTGGCACGCGACGGCAAGCACCGTGCAGTCTCGTTCAAGGGTTGGCTGCACGAGCAACTGGAGCATGCGCCGCTGCCGAGCATCTGGATCAGCAATACGCTGGCGGGTTTCGACGATGCCCAGCTGCGCCGATTCGCCTGCATCATTGAAGTGCCTATTCCGGGCCTGCTGCAACGGCGCGCACTGGTCGAACGGTGCACGGCCGGCCTGAACCTGGGGGCAGATGCACTGGAAGGTCTGAGTCGGCGCACGGATATTGCGCCGGCCGAGCTCCGGGCGCTGGCGCGTGAGGCCAGTGCTGCGGTCGACAGCCACCGTGGATTCGAGGAGGCGCTCGGTGCGCGTTTGCGCGCCACCGGTCGCGCACGCTGGCAGCCGCGTCCGGCAACGACCTACGATCTGCGTTTTGTCCGCACCGAGCCGGCCTTGCCAGAATTGCTGGAAGGCATGCTGCGCCTCGACGGTGCGCGGCTGCTCATGAGCGGCCCGCCTGGCAGTGGCAAGACGGCACTGGCCGCACATCTGGCCGAGTGCCTGCAGCGGCCGCTGATCGTCAAACGGGCTTCCGATCTGCTGTCGCCCTGGCTTGGCGAAACCGAACAGCTGCTGGCGCTGGCCTTCGATGAGGCCGAGCGTGATCGAGGCCTGCTGCTGCTGGACGAGGCGGACAGTTTTCTGAGCACGCGTCACGAGGGTCAGGCGCGCTGGGAGCGATCGCAGGTCAACGAATTGCTGAAGCAGCTCGAGGACTATCAGGGCTGGTTCTGCGCCGCCAGCAATTTGCCCGATGCGCTCGATCCAGCGGTGATGCGGCGCTTTGATTTCAAGTTCCGCTTCGGCTGGCTGGAGCTGCCGGCGCGCGTGGCCATGTTGGAGGACTATCTGCAGCGCCATGGCGTAGTCCGTGAACTGGATACATCAGCATTGACCCGCGCCATGACGGAATTGCCGTATCTGCTGCCGGGAGATCTGGCAGCGATACGCCGTCGGATCGCGATCTCGGCAACGCCTCCGAGTGATCGCGAAGTGCTGGTCTGGCTGGCCAACGACCACGCGCTCAAACCGGAAGCGCGGGTGCGACCGATCGGCTTTGCGCGGGTGGCCTAG
- a CDS encoding phytase, producing MFSTRSVVRLVTLACGVLLLLACASPPPKPAAAAAEAPTRPIAQLSERYTTTPSPVDNIDSVVVWRGPAGENWLIASAKDVHNLAVFDADSGANLRRVGAPGTGLGQFGRPNGLAVIDDLLFVVERNNHRVQVLALPDFQPLVVFGGDELKVPYGLWMERTGIGQYDVYVTDSYQLADGRPPPLAQLSERVKRYRVVRDGTGARSSFLGSFGDTSDNGALRWVESIYGDPRHGRLLIAEEFEEIGSTLRVYDMAGRYLGIDLDRSQFDGQAEGIALWACPDGSGYWLATDQRQDGNRFQVFDRVTLEHIGGFAGAHTSNTDGIYLQPAATPAFPRGVFFAVHDDQAVSAFDWRDIAKAVGLRESCE from the coding sequence ATGTTCAGCACCCGATCTGTGGTTCGCCTGGTGACGCTGGCTTGCGGTGTCTTGTTGCTGCTGGCTTGTGCCAGCCCGCCACCGAAACCGGCCGCTGCAGCGGCTGAGGCGCCGACCCGGCCGATCGCGCAGCTGAGTGAGCGCTACACCACCACGCCATCGCCGGTGGACAACATCGACTCGGTGGTGGTCTGGCGCGGCCCGGCTGGTGAGAACTGGCTGATTGCCTCGGCCAAGGATGTCCACAACCTGGCGGTGTTCGACGCTGACAGCGGTGCCAATCTGCGGCGCGTAGGCGCACCGGGCACAGGGCTCGGTCAGTTCGGTCGCCCCAACGGGCTGGCTGTGATCGACGATCTGCTGTTCGTGGTCGAGCGCAACAATCATCGGGTTCAGGTGCTGGCTCTGCCGGATTTCCAGCCTCTGGTCGTGTTTGGTGGTGATGAGCTCAAGGTGCCCTACGGCCTTTGGATGGAACGCACCGGGATCGGCCAGTACGATGTCTATGTGACCGACAGCTATCAGCTGGCGGATGGTCGGCCACCTCCGCTGGCGCAATTGTCCGAACGGGTCAAGCGCTACCGAGTCGTACGCGATGGCACTGGCGCCAGAAGCAGTTTTCTCGGCAGCTTCGGCGACACCAGCGACAACGGTGCGCTGCGCTGGGTGGAGTCGATCTACGGTGATCCCAGACATGGTCGTTTGCTGATCGCCGAGGAGTTCGAGGAGATCGGCAGCACCTTGCGGGTCTATGACATGGCTGGCCGCTACCTCGGCATCGATCTGGACCGGAGTCAGTTCGATGGCCAGGCCGAGGGCATCGCTTTGTGGGCCTGCCCGGACGGTTCCGGCTACTGGCTGGCCACCGATCAGCGTCAGGACGGCAACCGCTTCCAGGTCTTCGATCGGGTGACGCTCGAGCACATCGGTGGGTTCGCTGGTGCTCACACCAGCAACACCGATGGGATCTATCTGCAACCAGCCGCGACGCCCGCGTTCCCGCGCGGCGTATTCTTCGCCGTGCATGACGATCAGGCCGTATCCGCCTTTGACTGGCGTGATATTGCCAAGGCCGTGGGATTGCGTGAAAGCTGCGAGTAA